TATCCCCTGATTTCCtgacataacaaatgttgcattactaaatgtcacacacacatcatgtgaatgtctctaaaattaaatacttttacatataatcaaagcacattatgtaaatatataactacttcatatatctttagctataactggtttcatgtgttcatccatgTTTGAATCAGCTGTTACTGTCCTTGTTGCAGTTTCTATCCATGGAGGTCTGATCCCTCAAAGCAGATCAAGTTCCTGGTGGATCTCCTGTctcaagcagcagagtgggaggagcagacaggagagaagacactgaagcTGGTATCATCAATGTGGACTTACAGCACTTTCCCCttcagtgatgatgatgattattatgaGAATAAGGAATACcaatgtgatttcctgctggatctgtactcacatgtgaaggactatgagactcaaacaggcaggagtgtccttccagcattacagacAGTTTACCAGTCAcctcctgcagtctggtccatagacctctcagagagaaaggcctccctcctcctagaagtgctgaaactccaaccagagaagaaaccagtagagctgaaggactggtcagatgaagagagtgaagtgaggagtttccttcagtgtctgccctacatctcacagctgaggtgagtggGTTTTCATATAAATGTTTTCTCTTGTAGTTTTCTCATGTTTATGATATAATAATACTCTAATAATATCTACATGTTTCAACAAGTTAATTTTGTCCCTTGTTTATCCTCAGTTCAGTATCAGCTAATATCAGAGTTTTTTTATTTTCTAGTTAAATTGATTTTGTACACATCACATCAGTGTCAGATTGTCTGGATCAGTTGTTACTATCCTTGTTGCAGTTTCCATCCATGGTTTCCTGAAAACTCAAAGCGGATCAAGTTCCTGGTGGATCTCCTGTctcaagcagcagagtgggaggagcagacaggagagaagacactgaagcTGGTATCATCAATGTGGACTTACAGCACCTTTCCTTTTCTCAGTGGAGACAATTCTAAACagagtgatttcctgctggatctgtactcacatgtgaaggactatgagactcaaacaggcaggagtgtccttccagcattacagccagtttaccagtcagctcctgcagtctggtccatcgacctctcagagagaaaggcctccctcctcctagaagtgctgaaactccaaccagagaagaaaccagtagagctggagtactggtcagatgaagagagtgaagtgaggagtttccttcagtgtctgccctacatctcacagctgaggtgagtctgaacatgggtggtggttagtgattatgtgatgctagtgattattgtcttgtagaaacattgtattataaaacttcaagtgttggtgaatctggtaacatttatactcagatttcctgacataacaaatgttgcattactaaatgtcacacatacatcatgtgaatgtctctaaaattaaatacttttacatataatcaaagcacattatgtaaatgtataactacttcttatatctttagctatgacttgtttcatgtgttcatccatgtctgaatcagctgttaCTGTCCTTGTTGCAGTTTCTATCCATTCTGGCCTGAACACTCAAAGCAGATCAAGTTCCTGGTGGATCTCCTGTctcaagcagcagagtgggaggagcagacaggagagaagacactgaagcTGATATCATCAGTGTGGACTTACAGCACTTTCCCCTTctgtgatgatgaagatgatgatgattatgagaATAAGGAATATcaatgtgatttcctgctggatctgtacacacatgtgaaggactatgagactcaaacaggcaggagtgtccttccagcattacagccagtttaccagtcagctcctgcagtctggttcatagacctctcagagagaaaggcctccctcctcctagaagtgctgaaactccaaccagagaagaaaccagtagagctgaagggctggtcagatgaagagagtgaagtgaggagtttccttcagtgtctgccctacatctcacagctgaggtgagtgtTTTTTTTTCCAGAGATGTGTCATATTGTACCAGCTATTTATCTTGTTAATAAGACATATTTTCATCCAAATCACTCCATTAGTCTTTATTTGCCATTCTGccatgtaaacattattatttgTCTGTGGGTGATTCCTCTGCATGACTTAACCAGAGAATCTAGGATATCATGTAGTAACAATGTTTCTCTGTCTTCTCATTCAGGTTGTTTTTTGGTTGTGATGAAGAGGCCTGGCCATTTCTGTCTAAACTCAGTGTTGCTGCAGCTGAGTATGATACAGAGACaggagaaaatatcttaaagacatTATCCTCCATGTGCAGATACacatatgatgatgatgatgatgatgatgatggttatgATCCATTTAGAGagagtgatttcctgctggatctgtactcacatgtgaaggactatgagactcaaacaggcaggagtgtccttccagcattacagccagtttaccagtcagctcctgcagtctggtccatagacctctcagagagaaaggcctccctcctcctagaagtgctgaaactccaaccagagaagaaaccagtagagctgaagggctggtcagatgaagagagtgaagtgaggagtttccttcagtgtctgccctacatctcacagctgaggtgagtctgaacatgtgtggtggttagtgattatgtgatgctagtgattattGTCTTGTAGAAACATTGTAATATGAAACTGTTGGTGAATCTGGTAACATTTATACTCAGATTTCTTGACATAACAAATGTTGTATTACTAAATGTCACACAGATATTGTGAATTTTTCTTAAATTTTGTGATGCTAGAAATGTGTCTTTTAGAAATCTTGTGAATTTTATCTTTGAGACGTTTTGTAACATGAAACCTGAAAGTTTATACTCAGAATACCTAATCTAATaaaggtatattagtgttttatattTCATTAATCTTTAACAAATgttgttcttccactttgacattacagagtattttgagtAATTTCTTGACAAAAACATTCTAAttgattccattttaattccaggttgtaacacaataaaaagtATGTAAGGGGATTGAATACtaatgcaaggcactgtatgtacaaacATTGCTgtaactttaacctcatagtcattgtatcatgtcaaagtgctggagtacagagccaaaacaacaacaaatgtgtcactgtcccaatacttttggactgTCTCCTAAAAGTCTGATTTCATGTCCCCCCATGTTCTGCTGTTTCAGCTGTGATGATGACAGGTTcttccagagggtgtgtgagtccGTCCCTGTGAGGTCCAGAGAGGAGGACCAGCAGTTGgcctctctcctccaggccttGGGCTCCACCCTGTCACTGGGAGGAGAGTTACCCAGGAAAACCTGCAGGTCTGTGGGGAGAGTCCTTGGTCTCTGTGCCTCCAGAGTGGACCTCACTCTTACCCCCAGCAAGATCTCTCTCCAAGGAGCCTTACTTATTGTGAGACATGAGTCAAAGCTACACAAGCTCAGGTATGTTCAGTTAGACAGATTTTACAGGTCTATTGAATAGTTTATCTTCCTATTGAGCATTTTATCTGACAAGGTTTCTCTGTTTAAAGTGACTTGAGTTTTGTCTTTTCATTCCAGGCTGAATGTGGGCATGGCAGTGAAACTGTCCAGACTGGTtaggaggacagggagaggtgcTACTCCACTGACTGTCCCAGAGCTCTCCCTGGTCCTAAAGAGCAACCAGCCACCAGAGAGAGTGTTATCCAGGGCTCTGAGTAGTGTGGCATCCCTGCTGAGACTCTGGAGGGTTCAGTGTCTGGACCTGACTGACTTCTGGATCCAGGGTCACTCTCTCATCACACTGCTGTGTCACCAgggacctctctctctcaggtcagtCTGAAGCTGATGTTTTTTAGAAGTAGAAATAGGAACTTCATTCATGTGTTTTTCTTGATATTTCTGACTGCCTTTATGTTCCAACCTCCTAGACTGAACTCAGACACTCTGCAGCAgctgactgtagttgtgtatgaAGCTCAGGACAAGGACTTGACTCAGTGGTTCCTGGAGAAGGTTGGTGGAGACCTGACCTCCTGCAGGCTGGACCTGGaagtgcttctctctctgctgcagcattcaacccacaacaTCACTGTGGACCTCAGGAAGAACAGGCTCCTAGAGAAGAACATCTCAGATCTTCTCCCCTTTCTGGGAAGGGTTATATTCAAGAGGTGGGAGAACTTTTTTCTCTATTCAGACTTTCTAGAAAGAAGAACATAACTATTTATATCCAGTGACATGTTGTTCTGAGTGATCCTCTGTAATATCATTAGGGTTTAATTCAAGAGGTGAGAGATCTTTATTCAATATTTATAGACTTTCATTATTAATGTCCTATCCAGCCAGTTGTTGCTATGTGAGTTATCCTTTATGAAACCTTGACATAACCACAACAATCCATTCTCCATGTTTGTTCAGGTCCAGTTCCAGCTTTGTAAAGTCCACCATCAGACAGATCTATGACAGCAGAGCcagtgactgtgtgtccagtttgttgaGGTCTTCAGACCATTGGATCAACCTGAACAGCAGAGAGCTGGACAGAGTGGACTGTACTGCTCTGGGTTTTATCCTGCAGCACTGCCACCAAGTCAAAGTCAACCTGCTGTGGACCTCCATACCACCGGGGGAGATAGAGAGCATCCTGCCTCTTCTGGACAGAGTCTCCCAACTCAGGTTTAGTTGGCTCTCTTTAACCCTGCTAGAATTGATATGAAGCTTGTCATTTTCTGACTGAtttaaccactaaccctaaccttagtctAATGCACTAAACCTTAACCTCACCTAGGGGTGGAATTGAAGGGGAACGCCGGGGAGTTGACATGACAAACAGAGTTGTAGTGTGTTTATCAGTGTTTTAATGTGTGATGGTGTTTAAATaagtctatgtctgtctgtctgtctctctctctctctctctctctctctctctctctctctctctctctctctgtctctgtctctgtctctgtctctgtctctctctgtctctgtctctctctgtctctatctctctctgtctctctctatctctctctgtctctctctctgtctctctctttctgtctctctctctgtctctctctttctctctctgctctctctctctctctctctctctctctctctctctctctctctctctctctctctctctctctctctctctctctctctctctctctctctgtagtgttgaCAGGAGGTTACTGCTGAGTTTCCTCCAGTGCTGTGCTGCCTCTCAGATCCAGCAGggggcaccaccaccaccaccaccaacagcaGTATGGCTGCTCAGGTCTCTGCACTACAGGCTGgacttctcctgctcctcctctgtgGACCTGTCAGCTCAGGACCAGGAGGGAGGCTCTGTGTCTGACCACTGACCACTGCAGGGCCATCCACTCTGTTCTGAAGCAGAACCAACACAGTACCCAGCTGGTCCAGAACCAGGTGCAGATCATCCTAAGAGACTGTGAGGTGGAGGACAGAGCACTGAGGGAGCTAGCTTCCCCATCCTGCATATTGTCAAGCTGAGGttagacacacaaagacaaacatttAACCAACTAGTTCATCAGTAGGGAGTTAGACCTACTCTGTGTCATAATGTTATCTCTGCCTCTTGTCCTGTCAGCCCCAGCAAAGCTCTGCTACGTCAGCTGCTGGACCTTGTGTGTGAGGGGATTGAAGAGGGGGTGCTGAGGCACGCAGAGTCCCTGTGCAGAGCCCTGGATGGAGAGTTGGACCTCAGTGAGACCAGGCTGGACCAGAAGGCCTGTGGATCTCTGGCCCTGGTTCTGGAACACTCAGAGGGGCTGTCAGAACTGGACCTCAGCCACTGTCAACTCACAGACCACCACCTACAGCCCCTGATCACACACCTGCACAAAGTACAAGTCCTGGAGTGAGTGgctttcactgtgtgtgtgtgggtgtgggtgtgtgtgggtttgtgtgacTACATGACAAATGTCTGAACACTcgtgttctgtctctctcactctctctctctctctctctctctctgtctctgtctctgtctctgtctctctgtctctgtctctctgtctctctctctctctctgtcgctctctctctctctctctgtctctctctctctgtctctctctctctgtctctctcgctctctctgttgtAGCCTGAGTCACAATGACATCACTGATGCTCTGACTGACAGAATACTCCAACTGGTCTCCACCAACACTTCAATACACACCGTACGGTAAGGGTGTGTGTGACGGTGAGCAGAGCATGTGTGTGAGAGATCATATGGGTGTGTCTGTTGCTGGGAGCAACTGTTGGAGGATGGAGATCTGTTgtctaatgttctaataatgatTAATAATAGTAATGTTCTTCTCTACAGACTCTTCAACAACAGAATCCAGGACAGAAGACCCTTCCTGACAGACAAGAGGTTTGAGATCTGGTGAAGATAAtgttgtataatgacagtataatGTGGTCAATGTAGAAGGCTGGTTTGAGATCTGGTGAAGATAAtgttgtataatgacagtataatGTGGTTAATGTAGAAGGCTGGTTTGAGATCTGGTGAAGATAATGTTGGATAATGACAATGTCAATGTATATAGAAGGCTGCTTCAAAATCACACTGATTGATCTGAGTCCAGAAAAATAGTCTTAGGGACAGGaatgtcacgagtgtcagtgtaatgcggtggatagAAGTAaggcaggacacagaactctaagaaatgtactttactgaaaacaacacagaaaacaacaaacaataacatacAAAATACACTATAACACTGCGGACCTGAATGTGTGTaaatatatagggaatacaatcaaacataatggggaacaggtgtaaacaataaagactgaactagacaaacaccgaaacatcgattggcagcagctagtactccggggacgacgaacgccgaagcctgcccgagcaaggaggagtcCGTGACAGTTATATACTTACATGTGTATTATAACTGTAGGAGAGGAATATGTAGTTTTATTTACCACTAACAGTTGATACGTCTGTACTGTCATTAAGATCCTTAAAAACACAG
The Coregonus clupeaformis isolate EN_2021a unplaced genomic scaffold, ASM2061545v1 scaf0665, whole genome shotgun sequence genome window above contains:
- the LOC123485378 gene encoding uncharacterized protein LOC123485378; its protein translation is MAVKLSRLVRRTGRGATPLTVPELSLVLKSNQPPERVLSRALSSVASLLRLWRVQCLDLTDFWIQGHSLITLLCHQGPLSLRLNSDTLQQLTVVVYEAQDKDLTQWFLEKVGGDLTSCRLDLEVLLSLLQHSTHNITVDLRKNRLLEKNISDLLPFLGRVIFKRSSSSFVKSTIRQIYDSRASDCVSSLLRSSDHWINLNSRELDRVDCTALGFILQHCHQVKVNLLWTSIPPGEIESILPLLDRVSQLSVDRRLLLSFLQCCAASQIQQGAPPPPPPTAVWLLRSLHYRLDFSCSSSVDLSAQDQEGGSVSDH